A single Nitrospirota bacterium DNA region contains:
- a CDS encoding cupredoxin domain-containing protein, with protein sequence IKRKGNDVIVRLTANAPVYGLQEVKVKKGNRVTVILTDNDEISDLAHGFALSNYNINFVVAPFQTKSVTFTADKPGVYWAYCTNFCHALHLEMRMRFIVEA encoded by the coding sequence GATTAAAAGGAAGGGTAATGATGTCATTGTTCGACTTACTGCCAATGCGCCGGTGTATGGGCTGCAAGAGGTAAAGGTAAAGAAGGGCAACAGGGTTACTGTAATCCTGACGGACAATGATGAGATTTCTGATCTTGCTCATGGTTTTGCGCTTTCCAACTACAATATCAATTTTGTCGTCGCACCCTTCCAGACAAAATCCGTGACATTCACAGCAGACAAACCAGGAGTATACTGGGCATATTGCACAAACTTCTGCCATGCACTGCACCTTGAGATGAGGATGCGGTTCATAGTGGAGGCATAA
- a CDS encoding FMN-binding protein: MKKGIIFLILFFCLSYPLKGFGQWKFFEHRYSYKLEDVLHASKFLPKKGYWEGYRNNKLVGYVFISKDWTTKLVGYSGKHLETLIGMDTNGNITGVKLIFHSEPIVLIGLKEENYLDFIKQYKGKSIKNPMSVGREVSMDAITGATVTAVVQNSIILESARKVADVAGMIKVAKGRGHNLSQKYAALTWDELKKSVAIKNLIITYRDLGLEGEDPYLDLYIGVVTPPSIGRNLLGNTLYRDVMGRLKSGESAVAVFSRGKGSFKGTGFVRGGVFDRFNIEQGARVYMLTDKDYRVLSDLHAKGAPSINEGGIFIIRDRDFDPTESFKLNLVLPYRVSVTKREFKSFYLDYEIPERFIEK, from the coding sequence ATGAAAAAAGGAATAATATTTTTAATATTATTTTTTTGTCTTTCCTATCCTTTGAAAGGATTCGGGCAGTGGAAATTCTTTGAACACAGGTATAGCTACAAACTGGAGGATGTACTTCATGCCTCTAAGTTTTTACCGAAGAAGGGCTACTGGGAAGGATACAGGAATAATAAGCTTGTAGGTTATGTCTTTATTTCAAAGGACTGGACAACCAAACTTGTTGGCTATTCAGGAAAACATCTTGAAACACTCATCGGCATGGACACAAATGGAAATATCACAGGCGTTAAACTCATCTTTCATTCAGAACCCATAGTCCTGATTGGGCTTAAGGAAGAAAATTATCTGGACTTTATAAAACAGTATAAAGGGAAAAGTATTAAGAATCCAATGTCTGTGGGCAGAGAGGTATCAATGGATGCAATTACAGGCGCTACTGTCACTGCTGTTGTTCAGAACTCCATAATCCTTGAGAGTGCGAGAAAGGTTGCTGATGTGGCAGGAATGATAAAGGTTGCAAAGGGCAGAGGCCACAATCTGAGCCAGAAGTATGCGGCACTTACATGGGATGAACTCAAAAAATCAGTTGCTATTAAAAATCTCATAATAACATACAGAGATCTGGGATTGGAAGGCGAAGACCCATATCTTGACCTTTACATAGGTGTTGTGACACCCCCTTCCATAGGCAGGAATCTCCTTGGAAATACCCTTTACAGGGATGTTATGGGAAGACTGAAGAGCGGTGAGTCTGCAGTAGCCGTATTTTCAAGGGGTAAGGGGTCATTCAAGGGTACAGGCTTTGTCCGTGGAGGGGTATTTGATAGATTTAATATTGAACAGGGTGCAAGGGTTTATATGTTAACTGATAAGGATTACAGAGTCTTATCTGACCTTCATGCAAAGGGTGCCCCTTCCATAAATGAGGGAGGCATATTCATTATCAGAGACAGGGATTTTGACCCAACCGAGAGCTTTAAATTAAACCTTGTGCTGCCTTATCGTGTTTCTGTTACAAAAAGGGAGTTTAAGTCTTTTTATCTGGATTATGAGATTCCAGAGAGATTCATAGAAAAATGA